The following are encoded together in the Salinibacterium sp. UTAS2018 genome:
- a CDS encoding cysteine desulfurase family protein yields MIFLDSAATTPVRREVLEAMWPLLTGDFGNPSSHHELGESAKRALDAARKSVAASLGCRASDVVFTSGGTESDNLAIKGLALAEPRGRHIVTSAIEHEAVLESVDYLARIHGFEITVLPVNAEGLISLDDAREALRPDTTLCTVMYANNEIGAVQPIAALAELCRAVGVPLHTDAVQAAGWLALDVAGLGVDALSLSGHKLGAPKGIGVLMVKGRRSLEPVLHGGGQERGKRSGTENVAGAVGFAHALALAETDRAARALAVAELRDDFVADVLARVPAAIFTGPAVAGAHDHDHAGAQTDAQAATDGDAATPTLIPAPTRLPNNASFCFPGTSGESLLLELGRAGIICSAGSACAVGSDDVSHVLTALGIDEAIAQTAVRFSLSGDTTAEQLATVAAEIETAYRAVRSLSQ; encoded by the coding sequence ATGATCTTTCTCGACTCCGCCGCCACGACACCCGTGCGCCGTGAGGTGCTCGAAGCGATGTGGCCGCTGCTCACGGGAGACTTCGGTAACCCGTCCAGCCACCATGAGTTGGGGGAGTCCGCGAAGCGTGCCCTGGATGCCGCCCGCAAGAGTGTCGCCGCGTCGCTGGGGTGCCGGGCATCCGATGTCGTATTCACGTCGGGTGGCACGGAGTCAGACAACCTCGCCATCAAGGGCCTCGCGCTCGCCGAACCGCGAGGGCGCCACATCGTCACGAGTGCGATCGAGCACGAGGCGGTGCTGGAATCCGTTGACTATCTCGCGCGTATTCATGGTTTCGAAATCACCGTGTTGCCGGTGAACGCCGAGGGACTGATCTCGCTCGATGACGCGCGGGAGGCCCTGCGCCCCGACACCACGCTCTGCACCGTCATGTACGCCAATAACGAGATCGGTGCGGTGCAGCCGATCGCGGCGCTCGCCGAACTGTGCCGCGCCGTGGGGGTGCCGCTGCACACGGATGCCGTTCAAGCTGCCGGCTGGCTGGCTCTCGACGTTGCCGGGCTGGGCGTCGATGCCCTGAGCCTGTCGGGACACAAGCTCGGCGCGCCCAAAGGTATTGGCGTGCTGATGGTCAAGGGGCGACGCAGCCTCGAGCCCGTGTTGCACGGCGGAGGCCAAGAGCGCGGAAAACGCTCCGGTACGGAGAACGTTGCCGGCGCTGTCGGATTCGCCCATGCTCTCGCGCTCGCCGAGACCGATCGGGCCGCACGGGCGCTCGCGGTTGCCGAGTTACGCGACGACTTCGTTGCCGACGTGCTCGCGCGTGTTCCCGCCGCGATCTTTACGGGGCCTGCCGTGGCTGGCGCTCACGATCACGATCACGCGGGCGCCCAGACTGATGCGCAGGCTGCCACCGACGGCGATGCTGCAACCCCCACGCTGATCCCCGCACCCACCCGCCTCCCCAACAACGCCTCGTTCTGCTTCCCCGGCACGAGTGGAGAATCGCTCCTGCTCGAACTCGGCCGCGCCGGCATCATCTGCTCAGCAGGGTCTGCCTGTGCCGTGGGCAGCGACGACGTATCCCATGTGCTCACAGCGCTCGGGATCGACGAAGCGATCGCTCAAACCGCCGTGCGCTTCAGCCTCAGCGGTGACACGACTGCCGAACAGCTCGCCACTGTGGCTGCCGAGATCGAGACCGCCTACCGCGCGGTGCGCTCACTCTCGCAGTAA